The DNA segment GCCAGGAAATTGCTGTTTCCACCTTTGGGATAAAAGGTCAGAAGTCCCACAGAAAGAAGAACGACATGCAGAAAAGAGCATGACAGGAGATCAGTGGCCTTCCTCCCTTCTAAGATTGCCTCTCATTCCAGCCCCTGCACTCAAACCTTGGGCTTTTCTACTAGCCTCTCTCCCTGGCATACCTTTTGCCCAAGGGTTCATTTTAGAGACTCCTATAATCTCCAGAGGATCAGTATTAATCTTTCCCACCTACAAGATGAGTGGCAGCAGGATCCCAGCCAGAGAAATTTTTTATTTGGTGTCTCTCTTGCCCCTCCCTTCTGCGGGGGAGCCGAATGTGCTCACTCTGGAGGGACTGAGGGAAGCCGGGGCTGGCGCTAATGCAATTTTGTCTAGATGAGGCTGGCAGCTGGGAACCACTTTCCCTCAGCTTGCCCTCTGCCGGGGAAACTCCATGACGGAGACGAGGCAGCTGGTAGCGGGAAGCCTCAGGTTTGAGGATGAGGACGCTGTTAGTGCTGTGCCACGCAGGGCCACACGGACCAATGCTGATGCCCATTTCTTTCCTGAGGACCTCCTAGAAAGGGAATGCCTTGGAACCTGGGGGCAAAGATTTCTTTACCAGTAGTACAGTCAGAAATATAAAGGAACACAGGACTTTTGTGAGGGTTGGGCGTCTGAAGATCTGGGTTCCAGTCTCAGTGCCAACACTTCAAGGCCATGTATTTTTGGTCAAGCTGCTTAAAGATCTCTGCCCAAATTTTAGTTTCCCCACTTGTAAAAGGAGTGTTTTAATACCTCCCTCAAAGGACTGTAGGAAGAATTAGTTGAAATAATATATGGGGAAACTGCAACATGGGAGAtggttaataaatattcatttattccacaGGGCCTGAGGACAAATGAAATCACTGGATTCTGGAGGCTTTTTGGTTTATCAGTTTATTCTACAGGTTTAAGTACCAGGCATCATGCTATTTGTTGGGTGCCTGATTTTAGTGAAGATGTGTGCTTGTCATTCCAAACGAGATCCAGAGTGGCTCCCTACATATTCTGAACCTCAGAactggtttctctggtggctgagGATCAACACATACAGAAGGACAGAAGGAACAGAAGGAACCTGTTCCTCAGAGATCCAATCAACATCTCCCTTAAGCCCTTCGCCGCCCTCCTTGAACCAGTCCTTCTTTTGTGCCACCAGCACCACATCCCCATTCTGGGGGAGGCCAGATGACACAGCCACATGTCACCCTGTGATCTacatgggggaggtggggggaaggagCTGTGTCCCCACTGGAACTGAAAAACATCCTTGAGGGCTGCAACTTTTACAGGCAAGGTTACCATGCCAACGACAGCCTCCTTGCCCAGCAAGGATGAAAGGAAACAAGGCCGTTGGTGACACATCCATTGTGTGTGTTCACAAACTTGCCTGGAACCGCTTAGGGGCTGCAAACTGCAGGATGGAGCTGTGACTGAGGGGCAAAAAGATTCTGGTTAGATTTAAGCGGAACTCCAGGACAGGCAGAACTgatgagggcagggcagggccaatAAGGGAGGGTTGGGAAATGTTTTTCTGAGATTGATACCCATCTCTTGGTGAAACGTGTGGGTGTGGTACTGACAGCAGGCGTGGGAGAGTATGGTGTCCTAGATACCAGGTTCTGGCTGTGATGGGAACTTCAACTTCCTCCAGGTTGTTTTTGCCCTTGCCAGTGTGTTCAGGTCAGCTAGGCTCTAGGGTAGGTAGAGAAGGGCCGGCAAGGATGGCAACTCACTGGCAGTGGTGGCTGAACTGAGAAAGGGGAGCATTAAGGGCCACAGATATGCCTCTGGAAGAAGAACCAAATATCAGCAACAAGGTCCCATACATTCTAAAGAAGGGACAGTCTTCTCCAAGAGGTTAGGACTTCCAGGAGGAATGGTCAAGTTTACTTAGCCCTTATCTCCTCCCCACCGGCAGGATGGGAAAGTGCACAGAGAACGGAAGACCTGTCTTTAATTAAAcacctcctccatgtcaggggcTTTCTCTCTAGAgatctctctcttacacacacacatacacacacacaccagtttcATTTCATTACCACAACAACCCTGCAAATCAggaattattatccccattttaccgatgaggaaattgagatttAGGGAAGGAAAATAGCTTTCCCAGCATAAATCAGCTGGAAGGGGAGAAGCTGGGATTGAAACCCGTCTGTCTGACTCCCAGAGCTTGGAAGGAAAAACTCTAAACTTTAAGGTAGCCCTATTGtcttcaagaaaaatatcttCTTGAAAGCGTCAGCTCCatatagcccccaggctcctagGAGGCTATAAAGAGGCTAAAGGGACACAGCAAGGGAATGGAAACacctctgcccctctcccgccACAAAGAAATGTTGGGGTTAATGCGCTGCCACTGCGGGCAGTGCCGCTCCTGGCGGTGCTTAACAGGCATCCTCTCATTTTATCCCCATTTCCTTCGGAGGAAGAGGAATCCGAGGCTCAGAGGCCAAAGTGTTTTGCCCAAGGACACAGAGCGAATGCTGGGAGCCGGGAATCCTTCTCCGCTCTGTCAGTCGTCAAAGCCGGCCTGGACTCGTCTTCCGTCCCCAATTCCCGTAGCTCTGGAACCGAGGGAGAGGAACGAGAAGCCGTGCGTACCTCCAATGGGAGGAGGGGTCGGGCGGGGGTCGCGGCCCGGCGCGGGTAGGGGTGGGGCGGCGCAGCGTGGCTCGGTCTTGCGGCGGCGGAAGCGGCCTCCTTCGTGGGCGCgctccccgcccccggcccgccccTCGCCAAATATGGCGCTTCCTCCCGGGGCCCTGCCTGGCGCTTCCAACCGTCCTGAGGCCCATACAAGGCGCTTCCTTCCCGCCGCGTCTGGCAGGCGGCCCGCAGGCGGCTGTGGGCGGGAGCTCGGCCCGCCGGGTCAGCCCGCGCCCGGGAGCCCGCGGCCAGGGGACTCTGCCAAggagggggcggcggcggcggcggggccgggAACGCGTGGCCTGGCCGGGCTGAGGTAAACGCGGGATAGGCCGACTCGGGCGTCCCCAGAGGGTCCGAGGTTGCCACTCCCCACCGGTTTCATATTTTGTCCCACTTTACCCCCTGATTCTCTGAGCGCCGCTGACTTTGCTGGAGCTCCTCCGGCGTCTACCGACCCGAGGACTAAAGCCCACACCTTAGCGTGGTGTGAGGGCCTGGCCTCGCTTGCTGCACGCCAGCGCGCGCGCATTTTGCTAGCCGGTCTTCGGTATTTCTCTGCTTTCCGTTTCTCGCTCCTTCTGCCATTATCAAGCTgtcccttctgcctggaatatcCTTTCTACACCATTCTGGTGGAACTGTGCGTCACCCTTACTTGTTTCAGATCTCTGGCCGTCTGGAAGTCCTTCCAACCCCCCACCCATAGGTTTCTTGTGTACTTAACACATCGTTTATTTACTGAGACTGTGACTCCCATCTTTACATCCCTGGTGCCGGGctcaggatgtgagagttgttaTCATATCTGAGcgaggggaaggagggaaagaccCTGTTGTCAGGCTAGCCTTAGTATCTTTCCACTTTGGACAGGGGTCCCCGACTTCAGGTCTAGTCCCAAATATCTTCACCGCTATGTTCCCTGTCAGTCTGGACCTTCATGAGCCCCAGAATCCAACATGAATAGTTTGGCTCTTTGTGGAAACGTGGAAGGTTGGAGTGGGGGGAGCCAAAGCTGGGGCAGGTGTACACCTGCCGTGGCACTGAGGTCTGGAGCAGTGCCCACTGGATGCTTCTACCACCCAGAATGGCCGGCCTCCCTTGCTCAGCCTGACACCTTTGGTTTATCCACTACAGGAAACAACAACCCCTCCAGACTCTCCTACAGCGCCTCCAGGGACTTAAAACTTGCCTCAGCCACGTGATTACCCTGATCTGCCTGCTGGGAATTGAGCAAAGGTGGAGAGGTGCTAGATCTCAGCAGAGACAGCAGTTCCTGAGCGCCCACCCCCCAGCGCTTCCAGAAAAGCAATGCAACATGGACCAGCCTGTGAGCATTTGCTCCTCCTCAGGTGAGGCAGGGAAAGAAAAGCTGAGAGCTTGGGAGTAATGAGTCGagtaaatgctggggagggggctTTTAGCACTAAGAAGCCTCTGGACTTCATCCAGAATAAAATCACTCACAGACGTCCAGTCTTTGGttatagagacacacacacacacacacacacagtgaataaggtgaaaataaatggaattttgTTTGTCTCCCTGGCCTCAGATCAGCTGAGTGCCTGTGAATTGAGTATATGGAGAGGAGATGATCTCTAAGGTCCATGACTGAAGGTTTCTGGTTTAGATTTTTGGAAAAAACTGGGCCTGGGCTGCACACGCAGGCACTAGGTTGCCTCTGGCCTTGTTCCCACCTAAGGCTGCAGGCCCAGAGCAGCCTCTTCTTTCCAGCTATGATCTAGCATTGTGGGTAATGTAGTCCAGTGGCCAGCTTCTCTGTGGTGCTCATTTTTGCCCTCCCCTCATCTTCttccactgaagcgacttagcagcagcagcagcatctccttcCGGCTGCCAGCCACCACCCCCTTCTGCTCCAGGCTGAGGGCAGGACAAGGTGAGAAGGCGGTGCTTACTCCTTTCAGGGCTGGGAGATCCCCAGCTGGAAACCAGCAAGCTATTTATAGCTGAGCCTAGCAGAGGAGGAAGGCCTGAGAGAGGCTGGGGAGCTCTGGCAGCTTCCTCTCCAGCTACAGAATTTGCAGGAACCCCAGGCCTCTTCTGGGGAGGCCTTGTGTTCACTTCTGGGTGGACAGGGATTTGAGCCTGGAAAAACCCTATGGAGCAGTAGGGTTTCTGTGTTGCTCCCTGTCTTGAGAGAGACTGATACTCCAATGGCCCTGGGTCCTAGCTTTTAGGCCTGTCTATGGTGGGGATATTTAATGGAACCTGAGTTCCAAATAAGCTGAGAATTTGTGCATAAAAAGCCAGTGTGACACCCAATATGACAgtttcctgggatttctttgcactTTTCTTCTCCTTAACCATATTATTTTCCTGTGCTTACCTCCTAATTCTCTTTTAGGACAGGAACCAAACCTTATCTTACCAATGGCACCAACCCTGTATTTATGCTATAAATGAGTGATCTTGCCCAAAGAAAAGCCAACCCCCTGCAACAGTACTAGGGGTGTGACTTTTGTTCTTCCACCCACCCAATTCTCTGCCAGTGCCCTGTGCTTTTCCTGTCAAGCATCAAATCTTTGTTTGACTGGGTCACTAGATTGGATACTCCTTGTTGACATAGATGATGTCTACCTTGTTGTCTATTATATCGCTGTTACCTATACAATAAacagttgttgaatgaatgaatgtgaacCTATGATAGCTAATTCTCTAGGTGGAGTATTTGATACATGCTTCATTGTCACAGTGTTTTACAAATTGGAAAACAGTTTCAGCCATTTACATATCTTTCACCAAGATCTTGATAAGTGGTAGAGCTGTGTTAGGAACTGGTGTGTGACTTTGGAGTAGTGCTTAACTGGCATGAGACTGCCTGTTTTCTGGCACCCAGCAGAAACCTCTGGCTCCCCCGCAGCCAAATGGGTGAGGTGGGTTAGATGAGATATGTAGGCAGACATGGGCAAACTGGCCTGGTCCCATGATAGAGCTGGTGCAGCCAGCCAGAAGAGCTGCCAGGGAATCCTAAGAATCTTAATGAGAAAGACTTGCTCTGATCTGCCAGAGTGTAAGTCCTGAGGCAGTGACTGTGGGGCCATAGAGAGGCTAGACAGACTCTGAGGTCTGAGCAGCATGTCTGGGGGCTCTTTAGCTGTTACCAGGGACCCCCCTGACTCTTGAGtccagtagattttttttcagtcttcattttcctttagTAGTTCTCACCAGCATTGACTTGTAAGTGACcatctgtgttttgtttgttttgttttgttttttaatttatttgactgcattgtGTAtcttagttgtggcgcacaggcttctctATAGCCCAGAGCATGTAGGCTCTTTATTTGCAGCAtgcgggtttagttgccccatggcatgtgggatcttagttccccaaccagggatcaagtctgaggcccctgcattggaaggcggattcttaacccctgaaccaccagggaagtccctgattatCTCTTCTTGAAGGCTTTTCTTTCATTGCTTACATGTCTTGATGTATAATGTTCTATTTGGATATTAAATGTTCCAGTacgagaacttccctggtggtccagtggttaagaatctgcctgccaatgcaggggacatcaaaggatcccacatgctatggggcaactGGGTCCATGCACCAGAACTGCCAAGCCCTCATGcccagagcttgtgctctgcaacaagagaagccaccacactgaaAAGCCTGACCACCACAACGAAGAACAGCACCCCTGCTTGCCGCAGCTAGAAAAAGCCCcagcacagcaatgaaggcccagcatagccaaaaaaaaaaaatcctatttaaaaaaaaatgtcccaGTACTTCAAGACTCAGCCTCACACTCTCTTCTCAAACTGCAGTGTGCCCAGAGGATTTTTTTGAGAAGCAGATCTGCATTTGTTACCCTTCTACTTAAAACACCTCAGCAGCCTCTCCTATTCCTCGGTAAAATTTCAAGGTCTCAGCAAGGCTCTTGAGGCTCAGCCCGGACTGCCTGTTCTGGCCTCCCTTCTTGCTTCCTCCACTACATTGCCCTTTCATTCTTTGAGCTTCATCCACACCTCTCTCCACCTACCTCCTTAACTGTACTCTTTGCCACCGCCAACATATTCTCACTGCCTGGGatgttcttcctcttctttgCCTAGCTAATATCTCCTGTGCTCAATTAAAGCACCAGTGTCTTCAGAAAAGTTGACAGCCAGGTCAGAATACCCTGTGACAGACACTCACCTGTGGCCCTCCCTCAGGTGATAATTGCATTTGGGGTTTCACATTCACTGGGATAAGGCATTGGAAGCTCAATGgctgtgtctcttttacttatGACTGCATTGTAAGGTTTAGCGCAATGCTTGGCTGTAGTAGGCtgtagttattaatattttatgtgaCAAATGAAATAGCTTAGTTTATTTAACAAAGCATCCTATTTAAACCTTTAAGAAATTGAAAGAGAAGTGAAACAACATGCTCAAAGTCATGCAGCTAGGAAGCAGCAGAGTGGGACCTAGATGCGGCTCCAGTGTCTGTTGCTAACCTGGGGCACAGTGTTTTCCTTCCACCTGTGAAGCACTTTTTGAGagtaagagaaacagaagaaggaagaaagtatCTGAGAGACAAAGACACTCCCTTTCTCTGTACTCATGGAAATATAAAGTGGCAGATTAAGAATGAAAGATTGCATTTCACCagaaaagatacatgaatggcttgtaaatcaaaaccagaatgataccggcaatgaacaatccaaaaaggaaattaagaaaactgtTCCATATCCAGTAGCATCCAAAATACTAAAGTACCTGGGAGCAAGTTTAACCAAGGATGTAAAAGATTTATACACAGAAAACTGCAAAACacagttgaaagaaattaaagaagacctaaataaatggaaatacatcTTGTGTTTATGGATTAGAAGACTTGATATGTTCAAGATGGTaatgctacccaaagcaatttggAGATTCAttgcaatttctatcaaaattccaatgtcactgtttgcagatacgGAAAAGTTCATCCTCAAATTCATATAGAATTTCAAGGATCCCTCCCAGTACCTTGGTGTGTTCACCACACTGGAAGCTCTCGAACTGCATAATTTAGGGGTTTTTATAGAAGCATCATTATGTAGACATTATTGAGTAAATCATTGGAAATTGGTGATTTGAGCTCAAGCCCCTTTCCCCTCTTGGGGTAGGGCTGAATGTTCCAACCCTGTaatcctatttttgtttttttatttggcaagcagCCCACATCTTGAAACTATCTGGGTATCTCATTAGTGTACCAAAGACATTTCATCACTCAAGagattccaagggttttagagaAAGTCTTTGGGAAGAATAGGAGACAAAGACCAAATGTATATTGCTTATTATATCACACTctgctaagtctgctaagtcatttcagtcgtgtccgactctgtgtgaccccatagacggcagcccaccaggctcccccgtccctgggatttgccatttccttttccaatgcatgaaagtgaaaagtgaaagtgaagtcgctcagtcgtgtctgaccctcggtgaccccatggactgcagccctccaggctcctccatccatgggattttccaggcgctactcaacaataaaaagaaatgaacatgcATCTACATGGATGTATGTAAAAAAAATCCATCTAAATGAAAAAAGCTAAGTAAAAGAAACCTGATGTAAAAGACTGCATATTGCATTCCAGTAACATGAAATTTCTAGGAAAGGCAAAACTattgagacagaaagcagatcattgGTTGCCTAGGGTTGGGAGTGAGCAAAGGTTGACCACAGAGGGACATGAAAGACCTTTTTGAGAGGTGGACACTAGATTATGTAATGTTTGCATAACcgtatgaatttatttttaaaaaagcaccgaACTATACATGCAGTGGGTTCATTTTACAGTTTgtaagttatacctcaataaagctgttaataaacaacaaaaatgatagCAGGtttagaaaagtattttaaaatctgagtAGTTTCCTGGCCTTTGGGTCAAGTCAGGACCAACACATCTGCCTTTCAAAACTTGCCTCTCACCTCTCCAGGCCAACCCTGGCTCACCAGGCAGTTTGGCTACCCCCAGATGAAGTGGACGTGCCCTCCTCTTATCCTCTAATACTCTTCACTTTTATTATAATTCTTGCTGTCTCCTGCTGGAGGGCAGGGACAGTGACTATTTCTCATGACTGTGCCCCGGAATCTTGCATAGGTCCTAGAACATAGGAAATGTTtgtaaatacttgctgaatggaAGAATGAGACCAGAGTTAACCCAAGCACAATGTAAGGAGTAGAGGTGGCATTGAGCAATGTCTGTGAGAAGACTGAGTTTCTGAGGACCTTTGCTTAGTTCCTCAGGAAGGAAAGAGCCCATTCCATGTCATCTGTCTGTAGAATCCAAGTTTGACAGGGGTGTGAGGGAGGGCCTCTAGCCTTGAGGACTGAAGTGCAACTCCTCTTCCCCAGGTGACATCctgtccttttaaaaatagagtgCTGCTTTGCTGGCCCTCCAGTGGGGATTGCTGTGTGAGGGGGTTGGTTCATCCCAGTCCCCAGAGGAGCCTAGCCTGGGAATGTGCTCAGGTCTGGACAGATGTTTAACTTGGGGCAGGCCTTCTAGCATCAAGCCCTGATTTCTCCTTGTTCTCAAGGCTGGCTCTCACCTCCCTTTCTCCATGGAGCAGAATATTCCTACATCTTGGGTTTACCTCAAAAGATCCTTGCCATTCCTGCTTGGAGAGCCTCTCTGAAGTTTCCACCTTCCTTTTCTGGGTTTCcaggttcagctggtaaagaatttacttgcaatgcaggagacttgggttcgatccctgggttgagaagattccctggagaagggaaaggctacccactccagtattctggcctggagaattccatgggctgtatagtgcgtgttgtcgcaaagagttggacactttgactttcactcactcactcaggctTCCTTGAAAATGGGTTTGCCCCCTAGGTTTTCTTTGGGTGAGGATGAAGAATCAAGCAGAAGGGGCTGAGCCCAGACAGGGTTTCTCACCAAAGTGGACGAGCCAGAAGTCTGACTGTAAGGGAAACCTAGATGGTGCTAACATGGAACCCTGGAGGCTGGAGAAGCAAGTTAATCTATACACTCAAGCCAACCCTGACTCACAGGGAAGTGACTTCAAAACAACTTTCATAACTCCACCTGGATGCTGGCCACCTTTCCCTTCCCAGCTCTGTCTTTGGCTTCGTGCCACTCCCTTATTCTCTCATCCTCCCTTTTCTTATCTCtaatgaggaggagaaggggcctagATGAAAAATAACAAGATCCCACCTTTGGTAAGAGCACTGAATTTGGAGCTGTAACAGCTGCTTATGTTGGCTCTCCTCATTTGCTGCATGAGCTTGACAGGTGGTTAGGCTGCTCTCTGGGCTTCAACTTTCTTAACCCtttaattaggagtttgggatggtaAAGTCCAAGCCCCCTATAAGTGCTGAAATTATGATTCTTTAAGTGGTGAAGGGGTGTGGCTGTGGACAAAGGACTAAAGTCTGATGTCACTCTTGTCCTTTCTGTGAATGGGTTTTAGGCTTTAAGGTAGCAGCGTTGCCTTCTTCCCTTCATCCCCAGGGTCACTCAGTGAAGCAGGAGTCAAGGGTCCCTCAAGAAGCCTTGTTCTTCATACTGTCTCATCTCACCCAGCACTGATCCAATTCCAAAGCTGATTTCATCTCTGAAGTGTTTGACTGACAGAAGCTCCTCTCCTGGTACTGCCTCTGCTCTCTTCCTTCCAGTCTGGGCCCAGTTCTTAGGTTCAGCACCCCCAGACCTTCTGGCTGGGGATTTCTCCTCAGCTGTACACCCTGCAGCAGAATTAACTCTTCTAATGCATTCTCtactgcttag comes from the Bubalus kerabau isolate K-KA32 ecotype Philippines breed swamp buffalo chromosome 1, PCC_UOA_SB_1v2, whole genome shotgun sequence genome and includes:
- the LOC129633186 gene encoding uncharacterized protein LOC129633186 isoform X1, producing the protein METPLPLSRHKEMLGLMRCHCGQCRSWRCLTGILSFYPHFLRRKRNPRLRGQSVLPKDTERMLGAGNPSPLCQSSKPAWTRLPSPIPVALEPRERNEKPKQQPLQTLLQRLQGLKTCLSHVITLICLLGIEQRWRGARSQQRQQFLSAHPPALPEKQCNMDQPVSICSSSGSLSEAGVKGPSRSLVLHTVSSHPALIQFQS
- the LOC129633186 gene encoding uncharacterized protein LOC129633186 isoform X2, whose translation is METPLPLSRHKEMLGLMRCHCGQCRSWRCLTGILSFYPHFLRRKRNPRLRGQSVLPKDTERMLGAGNPSPLCQSSKPAWTRLPSPIPVALEPRERNEKPKQQPLQTLLQRLQGLKTCLSHVITLICLLGIEQRWRGARSQQRQQFLSAHPPALPEKQCNMDQPVSICSSSGQEPNLILPMAPTLYLCYK